A window of the Carassius carassius chromosome 36, fCarCar2.1, whole genome shotgun sequence genome harbors these coding sequences:
- the LOC132116651 gene encoding proteinase-activated receptor 1-like isoform X1, with the protein MGVKTILFSIILLHACTATFNAESRRNFSVMTETYETRENYSFSDGMLYGNYSRDFSGGYTLNNSKNFSTIPFIIDSIPVFLDPIIIHILEDQPCNSTDLNEVDCNKATQHTYNISDKSVDFLKGLLVTRIMPSFYIIIILISLPLNTLAFVAFTCRIREKKPAVIYMSHLACVDLLFTLLLPLKIHYQLNASDWVFGEAVCRVLSAAYYCYMYCSILLMMCMSVDRLLAVVYPIASLTWRSTRKATCVCVLVWLLALAGTVPLLSITQTFKIKDVGITCHDVLYHTQVYAYLFSILSCLYFLLPLIITMVSYSTIIYVLTTKNDHLTTSYSDKRRRAVIMAIAVLMEFALCFAPTNGILLYHCVRLATGGSSEEGKYYLIAVCLGSASVFLDPLLYYYGSSQCRKQISSLICWRKTKSSTTTSNANSQTKSSNLSCEYTQAHIQV; encoded by the exons cTGAATCTCGACGCAACTTCTCTGTTATGACAGAGACCTATGAGACAAGAGAAAATTATTCCTTTTCGGATGGGATGCTGTATGGAAATTATTCCAGAGACTTTTCTGGAGGCTATACTCTAAATAATTCCAAAAACTTTTCCACAATCCCATTCATTATCGATTCCATACCAGTGTTTTTAG ATCCAATCATTATCCATATTCTTGAAGACCAGCCATGTAACAGCACTGATCTGAATGAAGTGGATTGCAACAAGGCTACACAGCACACATACAACATCTCAGACAAGTCTGTTGACTTCCTCAAAGGCCTGCTGGTCACACGCATCATGCCCTCATtctacatcatcatcatcctcattagTTTGCCCCTGAACACTTTGGCCTTCGTAGCGTTCACATGTAGGATTCGAGAGAAGAAACCAGCTGTGATCTACATGTCTCATCTGGCGTGTGTGGATCTGCTCTTCACCCTGCTGCTGCCTCTGAAGATCCACTACCAGCTGAACGCTTCAGATTGGGTGTTCGGTGAGGCGGTGTGTCGTGTGCTCAGTGCAGCTTACTACTGCTACATGTACTGCTCCATACTGCTGATGATGTGCATGAGTGTGGACAGGCTGCTGGCCGTGGTGTATCCCATCGCCTCTCTAACCTGGAGGAGCACAAGAAAagccacatgtgtgtgtgtgctggtctgGCTGCTGGCACTCGCTGGTACGGTGCCGCTTCTCTCCATAACGCAAACATTCAAGATAAAGGATGTTGGCATCACCTGCCATGACGTGCTGTATCACACACAGGTGTATGCATACCtgttctccatcctctcctgCCTCTACTTTCTCTTGCCTCTGATCATCACCATGGTGAGTTACTCTACCATCATATATGTGCTCACTACAAAGAATGATCACTTGACAACATCATACTCAGACAAACGAAGGAGAGCTGTGATTATGGCTATAGCTGTGCTGATGGAGTTTGCATTGTGCTTTGCACCAACAAATGGCATCTTGTTGTACCACTGTGTTCGTTTAGCCACCGGAGGCAGCAGTGAGGAGGGGAAATACTACCTGATTGCTGTGTGTTTGGGGAGCGCAAGTGTTTTTCTGGACCCTCTGTTATATTACTATGGCTCGTCTCAATGCAGAAAGCAGATCAGCTCTCTGATCTGCTGGAGGAAGACAAAAAGCTCAACCACAACATCAAACGCAAACAGTCAAACTAAATCCTCTAACCTGAGCTGTGAGTACACCCAGGCTCACATTCAGGTGTGA
- the LOC132116651 gene encoding proteinase-activated receptor 1-like isoform X2 translates to MSDELSSGLPAESRRNFSVMTETYETRENYSFSDGMLYGNYSRDFSGGYTLNNSKNFSTIPFIIDSIPVFLDPIIIHILEDQPCNSTDLNEVDCNKATQHTYNISDKSVDFLKGLLVTRIMPSFYIIIILISLPLNTLAFVAFTCRIREKKPAVIYMSHLACVDLLFTLLLPLKIHYQLNASDWVFGEAVCRVLSAAYYCYMYCSILLMMCMSVDRLLAVVYPIASLTWRSTRKATCVCVLVWLLALAGTVPLLSITQTFKIKDVGITCHDVLYHTQVYAYLFSILSCLYFLLPLIITMVSYSTIIYVLTTKNDHLTTSYSDKRRRAVIMAIAVLMEFALCFAPTNGILLYHCVRLATGGSSEEGKYYLIAVCLGSASVFLDPLLYYYGSSQCRKQISSLICWRKTKSSTTTSNANSQTKSSNLSCEYTQAHIQV, encoded by the exons cTGAATCTCGACGCAACTTCTCTGTTATGACAGAGACCTATGAGACAAGAGAAAATTATTCCTTTTCGGATGGGATGCTGTATGGAAATTATTCCAGAGACTTTTCTGGAGGCTATACTCTAAATAATTCCAAAAACTTTTCCACAATCCCATTCATTATCGATTCCATACCAGTGTTTTTAG ATCCAATCATTATCCATATTCTTGAAGACCAGCCATGTAACAGCACTGATCTGAATGAAGTGGATTGCAACAAGGCTACACAGCACACATACAACATCTCAGACAAGTCTGTTGACTTCCTCAAAGGCCTGCTGGTCACACGCATCATGCCCTCATtctacatcatcatcatcctcattagTTTGCCCCTGAACACTTTGGCCTTCGTAGCGTTCACATGTAGGATTCGAGAGAAGAAACCAGCTGTGATCTACATGTCTCATCTGGCGTGTGTGGATCTGCTCTTCACCCTGCTGCTGCCTCTGAAGATCCACTACCAGCTGAACGCTTCAGATTGGGTGTTCGGTGAGGCGGTGTGTCGTGTGCTCAGTGCAGCTTACTACTGCTACATGTACTGCTCCATACTGCTGATGATGTGCATGAGTGTGGACAGGCTGCTGGCCGTGGTGTATCCCATCGCCTCTCTAACCTGGAGGAGCACAAGAAAagccacatgtgtgtgtgtgctggtctgGCTGCTGGCACTCGCTGGTACGGTGCCGCTTCTCTCCATAACGCAAACATTCAAGATAAAGGATGTTGGCATCACCTGCCATGACGTGCTGTATCACACACAGGTGTATGCATACCtgttctccatcctctcctgCCTCTACTTTCTCTTGCCTCTGATCATCACCATGGTGAGTTACTCTACCATCATATATGTGCTCACTACAAAGAATGATCACTTGACAACATCATACTCAGACAAACGAAGGAGAGCTGTGATTATGGCTATAGCTGTGCTGATGGAGTTTGCATTGTGCTTTGCACCAACAAATGGCATCTTGTTGTACCACTGTGTTCGTTTAGCCACCGGAGGCAGCAGTGAGGAGGGGAAATACTACCTGATTGCTGTGTGTTTGGGGAGCGCAAGTGTTTTTCTGGACCCTCTGTTATATTACTATGGCTCGTCTCAATGCAGAAAGCAGATCAGCTCTCTGATCTGCTGGAGGAAGACAAAAAGCTCAACCACAACATCAAACGCAAACAGTCAAACTAAATCCTCTAACCTGAGCTGTGAGTACACCCAGGCTCACATTCAGGTGTGA